The proteins below come from a single Vanessa cardui chromosome 7, ilVanCard2.1, whole genome shotgun sequence genomic window:
- the LOC124531290 gene encoding uncharacterized protein LOC124531290 has protein sequence MKPDQDVKDEKEDVVTGDVIGDTAYSERFVLKLLLKFANLDTLKDEIQENTFEEDLCTLWDMTAERDVVLFLQKHDVLSLFNFAWPSIIESPRIIEILIGIIGNMCCQKEAAQALLKMDDFLTLLLEYTKSEDSLIIIQLLRLVNSSLFLADDSLIAIWIEIFIKIGYSSALYFILNNSSNKDLIITGLENFNTICSYCNTGQLRTRFFGHFVTSEAIEALATAFTEIAVNQKHSCGRDELERVLIISLQITLNLVGFDKSYEVFKDNKLDALKIISVVFTYYENKFVNQKEIDMDLVDIIDSTITLVKVLETSSICDHEQYFVQSYNMWVTLSSIDKTDRNGGSSFEIDDKEELQDFSKKMKTSLSALIFNYIEKCSNENLLKAIDKIGKDYDDIFSLVEDKSLSKAVSDRASSYRTRLKETENC, from the coding sequence ATGAAACCAGATCAAGATGTTAAAGATGAAAAAGAAGACGTGGTAACCGGAGACGTTATCGGCGATACTGCCTACAGTGAACGATTTGTgttgaaattgttattaaagtttGCTAATTTAGACACGCTAAAAGATGAAATACAAGAAAATACATTCGAAGAAGATCTCTGCACCCTTTGGGACATGACAGCCGAAAGAGATGTAGTGCTATTCCTTCAAAAACACGATGTATTGAGTTTGTTCAACTTCGCTTGGCCTTCGATTATCGAATCGCCCCGAATTATTGAAATTCTAATCGGGATTATTGGTAACATGTGTTGTCAAAAAGAAGCAGCTCAAGCTCTTCTTAAAATGGATGACTTTCTCACGTTGTTACTAGAATATACAAAATCTGAAGACAGTTTAATTATCATCCAATTACTGCGCCTTGTGAACTCCAGCCTGTTTTTAGCGGATGATAGTCTTATAGCAATATggatagaaatatttattaaaattggatATTCCAGTgccttatattttatactaaataactCTTCCAATAAGGATTTGATAATAACAGGCTTAGAAAACTTCAACACAATTTGCTCATATTGCAATACCGGGCAGCTAAGAACCCGATTCTTTGGACATTTTGTGACATCTGAAGCAATTGAAGCTTTAGCCACAGCATTCACGGAGATAGCTGTGAACCAAAAACATTCTTGCGGAAGGGATGAATTAGAGAGGGTATTGATAATCAGCTTACAAATAACCCTAAATTTAGTTGGTTTCGACAAATCCTATGAAGTGTTCAAAGATAACAAACTTGATGCACTTAAAATCATTTCAGTAGTTTTcacatattatgaaaataaatttgtcaaTCAAAAGGAAATAGATATGGATTTAGTAGATATTATTGATTCAACTATTACGCTTGTTAAAGTCCTTGAGACAAGTAGTATTTGTGATCATGAACAGTATTTTGTACAGAGCTACAACATGTGGGTGACTTTAAGCTCAATCGACAAAACTGACAGAAATGGAGGATCCAGTTTTGAAATTGATGACAAAGAAGAATTGCAGGACTTttcaaaaaaaatgaaaacctCATTAAGtgcacttatttttaattatatagagaAATGTTCCAATGAGAATTTACTCAAAGCAATCGATAAGATTGGAAAGGATTACGATGATATATTTTCTCTAGTCGAAGATAAATCCTTGTCAAAAGCTGTGTCTGATAGAGCAAGTAGTTATAGGACACGATTAAAAGAAActgaaaattgttaa
- the LOC124531210 gene encoding la protein homolog, producing the protein MTDENVVTETNGQGATDTENNAEEETDLEKAIIRQIEYYFGDLNLPRDKFLREQVKLDDGWIPLDILGRFNRLAKLSTDPEVIANAMNKSTSGLIEVSEDNKKIRRNPELPIPEMNEERRKELTGRTVYAKGFPKDASLDDILKYFKQFEEVENIIMRRYQDRQTKKRLFKGSVFATFKTKEQAEKFLDTKGLKYNETDLLILWQDNYLQQKQEEYAAKKDKKDKKHKGKDAKEEKEEFKLPTGTVLHFSQGHDKMTREDIKEALTPLGQEIAYVDFKVGDTEGWVRLTKENSAKEIAEKITDGKIKIGESDVLFRVLEDEEEKTYLDKTIEEMSKRRKNMKNFKQNKGKNFKGKQGRKRKPDQNNDGPPAKIKANDS; encoded by the exons ATGACTGATGAAAACGTGGTAACTGAAACCAATGGGCAAGGGGCAACTGATACGGAAAATAATGCAGAGGAAGAGACTGATTTGGAGAAAGCGATCATCAGGCAAATAGAATATTACTTTG gtGATCTAAATCTTCCCAGGGATAAATTTTTACGAGAGCAGGTAAAACTAGACGATGGCTGGATACCACTTGACATCCTCGGAAGATTTAACCGTCTTGCCAAACTCTCTACCGATCCTGAGGTTATTGCAAATGCAATGAACAAGTCAACTTCTGGATTAATTGag gtCTCCGAAGACAACAAGAAAATACGAAGGAATCCCGAGTTACCTATTCCGGAAATGAATGAGGAGAGACGTAAGGAACTCACAGGGAGGACAGTCTATGCAAAAGGATTTCCCAAAGACGCCTCACTTGATGACATATTGAAATACTTCAAACAGTTCGAGGaagtagaaaatattattatgaggaGATAtcaagacagacaaacaaagaAACGTCTTTTCAAAGGATCAGTATTTGCTACATTTAAGACAAAGGAACAG GCAGAAAAATTTTTAGATACCAAGGGCTTAAAATACAATGAGACTGATCTTCTAATACTGTGGCAAGATAACTATTTGCAGCAAAAACAAGAGGAATATGCCGCTAAAAAggataaaaaagacaaaaaacatAAAGGAAAAGAT GCGAAAGAAGAAAAGGAGGAATTCAAGTTACCCACTGGAACGGTGCTTCACTTCAGCCAGGGACATGATAAAATGACCAGAGAGGATATCAAAGAAGCTCTTACTCCTCtag gTCAAGAAATTGCATATGTAGACTTTAAAGTAGGTGATACTGAAGGTTGGGTGCGTTTGACCAAAGAGAATAGTGCTAAGGAAATAGCAGAAAAAATAACTGATGGTAAAATCAAAATTGGTGAATCAGATGTTCTATTCCGTGTTTTGGAAGATGAAGAAGAGAAAACATATTTAGATAAAACCATTGAAGAAATGTCGAAACGTCGCAAGAACATGAAAAATTTCAAGCAGAATAAGGGCAAAAACTTCAAGGGAAAGCAAGGGAGAAAGAGAAAGCCAGATCAGAACAACGACGGGCCTCCAGCCAAGATAAAAGCTAATGATAGTTAA
- the LOC124531161 gene encoding protein asteroid, translating into MGVRGLTTYVNNNQDVFMKKYYLHDSNLIIDGHSLCAQLYRLLNSFSAFGGEYDKFASSVKTFFKNLRKCNVIPYVIFDGCHEKKKLRTVFSRLKSKLGGTARLDPVTQDRLQIFPFLFRDVFKEVLNDMKINYTVCEFEADDDIASLARHLNCPVLSYDSDFFIYNVLYISFNTLEMKPKPIEENGVKLYAMECKIYKVQYLCNHFGGLKEELLPLLATLLGNDYVEKKVFRKFFSQLKLHKSKKKKNEQQRSIHTLFNWLQNETLDSAIEKILGRLKKHQKNKVFLTIKRSVDGYHNEDCQSLKYFDLPASNLTQKSCLEMPNVEETSDNSEVDSTDESENTDNTDDEEEASQEDEEAVTDEKLELIPPWFAEKIRHGKIPYTYLNLYVHHLHVCNPQAEDFTEKDSFLCTLPILRYAFDILTDFSHEECVYVCRVNSGYKKLPVGKEYSISRPLDVSFQEINDEQLKLYFQHFLNLKLPNLNLAVIETLPLNFHLFMISILYWVSTCSVPLAHVHSLIMSYITLEVIDERTGTTRGSYLFNNRNAKKLEELRKTPTSIAVTDDELFLNKNKVKYEDCLIAASVILKHFEIDDSIRKRPKSYDIKKIHSFAQFQCILHQINSLNILCGSPFEPTRYSKCYNGVLIYNIALKLEKQADPEKFLQDYIKGATTVILFYKSICSLYKQLLEEMNLSNVQWSKRKRNRGKKDLQEDQSFFTKGFEADVII; encoded by the coding sequence ATGGGTGTTCGTGGTTTGACAACatatgtaaacaataatcaagaTGTGTTCatgaaaaaatactatttacacgatagtaatttaattatagacgGTCATAGTTTATGTGCCCAGTTGTATAGATTGCTAAACAGTTTTTCAGCGTTTGGCGGCGAATATGATAAATTCGCATCGTCTGTTAAAACATTCTTTAAAAACTTACGTAAATGCAACGTAATACCATATGTTATATTCGATGGTTGtcatgaaaagaaaaaattgaGAACCGTTTTTAGTCGGCTAAAGTCTAAATTAGGCGGTACGGCGCGACTGGATCCTGTTACGCAGGACAGATTACAAATTTTCCCATTTTTATTTAGAGATGTTTTCAAAGAAGTTCTTAatgatatgaaaataaactaTACCGTTTGTGAATTTGAAGCTGATGACGATATTGCCTCATTAGCAAGACACTTGAATTGCCCAGTGTTAAGCTATGActcagatttttttatatacaatgttttatacatatCTTTTAATACATTAGAAATGAAACCAAAACCAATAGAAGAAAATGGTGTCAAGTTATATGCAATGGAGTGCAAAATATACAAAGTGCAATATTTGTGTAATCACTTTGGTGGTCTAAAAGAAGAACTTTTACCTTTGCTAGCAACCCTCCTTGGTAATGACTATGTGgagaaaaaagtttttagaaaATTCTTTTCACAACTTAAATtgcataaaagtaaaaaaaagaaaaatgagcAACAGAGAAGTATACATACATTGTTTAATTGGCTTCAAAATGAAACATTGGATTCAGCCATTGAGAAAATTTTAGGCAGACTTAAGaaacatcaaaaaaataaagtttttttaaccATTAAAAGAAGTGTGGACGGATATCATAACGAAGACTGTCAGTCATTGAAGTATTTTGATTTACCCGCAAGTAATTTGACTCAAAAATCATGCCTCGAAATGCCTAATGTCGAGGAGACGTCAGATAATTCTGAAGTTGACAGTACAGATGAGTCTGAAAATACTGACAACACTGATGACGAAGAGGAAGCGTCACAGGAAGATGAAGAAGCTGTTACTGACGAGAAATTAGAATTAATCCCTCCATGGTTTGCAGAGAAAATTCGTCATGGGAAAATACCTTATACCTATTTGAATCTTTATGTTCATCACTTACATGTGTGTAATCCTCAAGCCGAAGATTTTACTGAGAAAGACTCCTTTCTTTGTACATTGCCTATATTAAGATATGCATTTGATATTCTAACTGATTTTTCTCATGAAGAATGTGTTTATGTTTGTAGGGTAAATTCTGGTTACAAAAAATTACCAGTTGGTAAAGAGTATTCAATATCAAGACCTTTGGATGTATCATTTCAAGAAATAAATGATGaacaattaaagttatatttccaACATTTCCTCAATTTGAAACTTCCCAATCTAAATTTGGCAGTTATTGAGACGTTACCTTTAAACTTTCATCTGTTCATGATATCGATACTTTACTGGGTTTCCACATGCAGTGTTCCACTTGCCCATGTTCATTCTTTGATTATGTCATATATAACTTTAGAGGTAATCGATGAAAGAACTGGCACAACTCGTGGTAGTTATCTCTTTAATAATAGGAACGCTAAAAAACTAGAAGAATTGAGAAAAACACCAACTTCGATTGCAGTTACAGATGATGAATTGttccttaataaaaacaaagttaaataTGAAGACTGCCTCATCGCTGCCAGTgttattttaaagcattttgAAATTGATGACAGTATACGAAAAAGACCTAAAAGTTATGATATTAAGAAAATACATTCTTTTGCCCAATTTCAGTGTATATTACATCAAATTAattcattgaatatattatgtgGTTCACCATTTGAACCGACTCGCTATTCAAAATGTTACAATGGTGTATTGATATATAACATAGCATTGAAATTAGAAAAACAGGCAGATCCTGAGAAGtttttacaagattatataaaagGTGCTACAActgttatattgttttataaaagtatatgttCTCTTTATAAGCAATTGTTAGAGGAAATGAACTTGTCAAATGTTCAATGGTCGAAAAGGAAAAGGAACAGGGGTAAAAAAGATTTACAAGAAGACCAATCTTTCTTTACTAAAGGTTTTGAAGctgatgttataatataa
- the LOC124531149 gene encoding caspase-3-like — protein MDETASDGPFNVNPSNSSSILEDAQKYEPEILYYNMTGEKYLTIFNHNKYKKTMYYGFKRPSPRNGTMEDVAKLKKVFENLNYKVKVHHDLEHAEILEQVMTLSKEDHKATSCLCFAFLTHGDKGGDLFAADRPYQLREVTVMLEHGHSSLVGKPKLFFVQACRGDQVDSGRRVELDGAEASLIIPTHADFLVLYSSVEDYVSFRDRDGSFMIQELCDVINEYHKDWDILHIITLVHRRVAHYRSTFAPSNPSIHDKKQMPETRYSLTKLFKF, from the exons ATGGATGAAACTGCATCAGATGGGCCCTTTAACGTGAACCCCTCCAATTCAAg CTCTATTTTGGAGGATGCGCAGAAATATGAACCAGAAAtcttgtattataatatgacaGGTGAAAAGTATTTAACTATATTCAATcataacaaatataagaaaacaatGTATTATGG ttTTAAACGCCCATCGCCTAGAAACGGCACAATGGAAGATGTTGCAAAATTGAAAAAGGTTTTTGAAAATTTGAACTATAAAGTCAAAGTTCACCACGATCTGGAACACGCTGAAATCCTGGAACAGGTCATGACAC TAAGTAAAGAAGACCACAAGGCGACATCGTGCCTGTGTTTTGCTTTTCTGACGCACGGGGACAAAGGGGGAGACCTCTTCGCTGCGGATAGACCTTACCAATTGAGAGAAGTAACGGTGATGCTAGAACACGGTCACTCCAGTCTGGTTGGGAAGCCGAAATTATTTTTCGTACAG gctTGTAGAGGAGACCAGGTCGACAGCGGTCGGAGGGTGGAGCTCGACGGCGCTGAAGCGTCCCTCATCATTCCAACTCATGCGGATTTTCTTGTATTATACTCCAGTGTTGaag attatgTATCATTCAGAGATAGAGATGGTTCGTTCATGATACAAGAGCTTTGTGACGTCATCAATGAGTACCACAAGGACTGGGATATATTGCACATAATAACGCTGGTCCATCGAAGGGTCGCGCATTACAGGTCCACTTTCGCGCCATCAAATCCTTCAATACACGATAAGAAACAAATGCCCGAAACCCGTTATTCtttaacgaaattatttaaattttaa
- the LOC124531096 gene encoding androgen-induced gene 1 protein-like, translated as MLRVLFHLTVVTINSFVLWYDQTYIVLPLPVKEMETLPLKSRSMFLTIWCLILQTVYHFIALLNDIFGSSAKSPKKPPIIRQIKDTLFSLAFATAIYVSIAFWSIYAIDKELIFPEHIEKLYHPSFNHVLHTTVSVFIIIELLTSYRNYPSRKIGFSVMLTFFISYIVWFFTIYAKTGAWVYPVFELFNWPLRVVFIVLSVSTAALLYMFGEKLNNFVCSHKKESHSNGIQNGISKGKKKRT; from the exons atgctGCGAGTATTATTCCATCTGACAGTTGTGACGATTAATTCTTTCGTGCTGTGGTATGATCAGACTTACATAGTTCTTCCTCTGCCTGTTAAAGAGATGGAAACACTACCACTGAAATCGAGGAGTATGTTTCTAACTATTTGGTGCTTA atactGCAAACGGTTTATCACTTCATCGCATTGCTTAACGACATTTTCGGATCGAGCGCGAAATCGCCTAAGAAACCTCCTATTATACGACAAATTAAAGACACACTGTTCTCGCTAGCATTTGCAACAGCGATATACGTGTCAATCGCATTTTGGAGCATATACGCCATAGACAAGGAGCTTATTTTTCCGGAACATATCGAAAAACTATATCATCCCAGTTTCAATCACGTTTTACACACAACCGtatctgtgtttataataatagagtTATTGACGTCGTACAGAAATTATCCGTCGCGAAAAATTGGTTTCTCTGTAatgcttacattttttatttcctaCATAGTTTGGTTCTTTACGATTTACGCAAAAACTGGTGCGTGGGTCTATCCAGTATTCGAACTCTTCAACTGGCCTCTGAGGGTTGTGTTTATCGTCCTAAGTGTAAGCACCGCcgcattattatatatgtttggcGAAAAATTGAACAATTTCGTGTGTTCCCATAAAAAAGAATCGCATTCTAATGGAATTCAAAATGGCATATCTAAAGGCAAAAAGAAGAGAacgtaa